TGCAATCAGTTTGGGGGCCAAGAACCCGGATCAAATGGGGAAATCAAGCAGTTTGCTTGTACAAGGTTTAAAGCCGAATTCCCGATTTTTGATAAGGTGCAAAGTTCAACTGCATGTCTTCCATCCATTGCTTtcttattgtaatttttttttgtattgagATGGGTGTTTCAAGTACTAAAGGTACATTACAGGTTGATGTCAACGGTCCCAGCACAGCTCCGGTTTACCAGTTTCTGAAATCAAATGCAGGAGGTTTTCTAGGTGACATTATCAAGTGGAATTTTGAGAAGTTTTTGGTGGACAAGAATGGTAAAGTTGTTGAGAGATACCCACCAACGACATCCCCTTTTCAAATTGAGGTATGCATTTTCCTTTTTTCATTTGGTTGTATAATTAGGAAGTTCATTATTCCTTAAGTAAATGTTAGGGAACTTGACGGTTTGGTGGAACCTAGCTTTCTACAATTATGTTTCTTGATGTTGACATCATTTTTGAACCACCTGTTTCCTCGTTCAAGCGTAGTTGGTGATTTGGTGGTCAAGCAAGTCTAGAATTTACGCTATTACATTGATAAAGTGAAATAGTTTTGAAGTCCCCTATCCTCGCAACCACTCCATATTTTTTTCAATCAAATATTGATCAAGGCCAATCCATTTGTTTAACCACTGATGCTGATTGGAACGTTCCTGTAAATCTTCTGAGACAATCTCCTGTGGTTGCTTTGTTGAGTCTGTTTGTAGTGCTATCCTTGCTTCTTTTGCAGCTTTCTTTGGTTTGAATAAATTTCATTGATACCGAAAAAGTCGATAGTTCTGTAGCATCGTTATCAAAGCAATAACCGAAGCTTGAAGATATGAAACTTAATATGGTTGCCGAAATAACGTGTACTTTTTCTGCTTAGTGTGTTTCTGAAGTGAAACAACATGGCAACTAGAGCATCATAATATGGACATAAAATTATAAGAAGTTTTTCCCTTTAAAGTAACAGATCTCTCACCCCTGTTTTTCCGGTCTgatttttttgtataatttttttttttcagaaggATATCCAGAAACTGGTCGCAGCTTGAGTAAAAGAGCTGCAGAACATGCACGGCGGCAGCCAGTAAGGAGAAGATGGAGTATATATGGAAATACCTGTATATTGCTTGCTAGTTAATATCCTGTCTTGTCAGTAGTTTTCTCTTCGAATACTTCTTGGCTCCTTTCATGGAATGTGACATTCCTCCTCCATGCAACACATACGCTGAAATAACTCATTAGAAACACAAAAGAAAACGTTTATGCATCTGTATCGAACTGTGATTAGCATATTAGTAGGAATGGCAACTTCCAAgcgtttttatttctttttcttttgtatttggaCTAACTCCTTGTTGCTTTCTGTTCTCTTTTTCATATATTGTGATTACAATCATCATATTTGCATTTATACAATTGTGTATGTTCGAATTTGCTAAAATGGTTTGGAACTTTCAAGTGCGATGATTTGCTAATTTTTAATCTGTCAACGATTGTCAGTGAATTAGCTTAATTACAAGAAATTGCTCTGATCAGCGGacccggcttctctgccctTTCAGTACCCAAACACTTTTATTCCCTtctattttgtgtggttacggttaaattacgttaatattttatattaatttttttatagagataattagaCAAAAAGTAATAGTGATATAAAGAATTGATGTGGTTTAATCGTGACCGTACAAATAGGAGAAGATGGAAGTGTATGAGACtgagagggcagagaagccaggtTCCTGATCAGCTCTATATTCATAAGTCACAATCCTCTTTCTCCCATTGACTTGCGTCGGCCCCAAAGTCTTCCTTACGgaaaaaaagtatttttttgtcaaaatagttTATGAGATTATCATAACATTTTAGTTTGatttttgagatttaaaatcagtAGAAGTGGTTTTCGAGATTGTCACTGTCAAGCATTTTGGTACTTATGAAAAACCTTtgttaaattgaagaaaccacCACTCAAAGAAAGGATTGATGTGATAAAAATACTCTATCATTTTGGCCCTTGTGAAAAACCGTtattaaattgaagaaaccatcACTCAGACGAAGGATTGACGTAACAAAAATATTCTTAATTTAACGGAGAATTTCAACAACTCTGGATAAACATTCCaaagtctttttcttcttttccaaaAGCATTCCAGTCTTTCGGTTTTTCCTTTATTCCCTACTTTCCACCGCCACACACAACAACCAAAGAAAAAAGTatacaaatccaacggtctGGGTTCTCCATCAAAAGACCACCGCAACCGAGATCGTAATTGTCTACTTTACCCTCAACTCTGCATGTCCCTAACCTAGTGGCCCTGCTCGAAGTCTTCGTCTTcaactctctctcactccctctCTTCCTCCGGCCGTCTCGTCTTCTCTGCGCAACCCTAATTTTGCTGCAAACTTTTGGGTCGTCACTGTCAGCTCTCACATGGTAATCTACTTTCTTTTTCTCCCATAAATTTATTTGCTTTTCTCTgtagttatttattttctcctttttcccTCTGCAATTCGtactatttatttattgatgcaaaattagggttttgttctgtAAAGTTGGATCTTGGAATTATTGGAAGCTGAGaatctagatttttttttttctgtttaagCTTACTTGGAAGGGATTTTTCTGCTGGGCTTGACATTACTTGGAAGGGATTTTTctgttttaatttatatttgttgggttttctttccttttctctgtTGTATGGGGAACCAAACAGACGGCTGGGGTTCTGGTTTGTGGGTTTTTTTCAAAAGGTTACGTGAATGTGAGTTTTGCTGTTGAACTTTGCTGTCAAGATTTACAGTACAATACAGCTATTGTGTCTATAATGCTCTGTTTCCATGATAATTTCGATGTTTTTAGATTGAAGTACTTTTCGTGCTTTCATAATATGAACCTGTCGTGTTGGAATGCTGACTAAATTGCACTTTTTTTTCGTCATGTAGGCGAACAAGCACACGATCATTCTAATGCAAACTTCTCACAACAAAGCAAGTAGAACCTTTATGGACTACGATTCCATAAGTCAAGCAATGGATGGTATGTTTTATTTATGGTTGTTGTGATTAcgttttatttgtttataaaaATTGTTGTTGTTACACTATCATTGTTATCGTTCATCATTCTTTCGGCTCCAAAGTGTATTTAGTCTTTGGTACTGTGAACTGCTTCTTATGTTGTAAAAGGAATTCTTGTGTATAAGAAAAAAAGTGTCCGTGAACTGCTTATTCTTGAAGGAAACTGAAAGGCATAGCTGATTCCAGAGGGAGAAAAAAGTTTACTTTCACCTATTAGGTGAGTAAGAAAGTTTTTCTTAGAAAATGATGGACGTGATAAGTAATTGATATTGATTATTTGGCTCTCTTGCTCGCCAATATGAGAGTTGTTGACCTGCATGGAATACTTGAATGAAATATTAGTATGCCTAATTAGATTCAAATGCCAACTTTATCCAGAATCCTGGTTGATCCATTAATTCGGAGCTTGTAAAACTCTCATAGGGGTACCGATACAACCACTTCATATGACTTGTGAGAACGCTACTATATGACTTGTGTACTTGTGTCTGGTGAAACATGATAGTTTGGGTGACATATTAAGCTTCCACTTCATATGAGAGAAAACATGTTTCTTCCCTCTGcccctcttcttcttttctctgtACATATATGTTCCTTGAGAGTTTTTTAACCCTCTTGGTTCACAGTTGGATACATCAGGGTGAAAAAAGGCTGGAGGGCTCCCAAGAAATAATGTTGTTATAACCGCCATTGTTTTTTATTGCATTGACTAGAAGTTATGCTGTTGTGTGTATAGGTATATGTGGACTGTATGAGAGGAAGCTGAGGGAGTTAAATCCAGCAATTAGAGATATCTCTTATGACATCGGAGATCTCTACAATTTCATTGATGGCCTTGCCGACATGAGTGCTTTagtgtatctctctctctctctctctctcaacaaaACTCACACACAAATAGGCACCAAACTATGTATAGCTTGTCATTgaactttctttttttgtagAATTATGTCAACGATCTTCAAATTTTGAGTTAGAATGGTTCCCGATCATCTGCTGTTCTTTTAACTTTCccatttcaaatttttgtttgtgaTGTCTGTTGGGTTGGGAAACTGATACCTTTCTGTCTGGTTTTGGTCTGCAGATATGATCATTCGATTCAGGCATATCTCCCCTATGACCGACAGTGGATTAAACAACGGACACTTCGACATCTGCAAAAACTGGCGCATTGACAAAAGTGATGCTGCAGATTATGTCTGTGGCAAACTTCAGACTTGAATCAaatattaagggaattagctATGAAGTGTATAATTTCAGACCATCCGGGCTTTCATCCGGTCTGTTTTTATTCGGGTGTTGTAACTTTTCTACCTGTGCACATATCTTCAAAATTATATGGTAGCTTTGCCCAAGTTTCAAATGAAAACCAACGTTTGTCGTCGGCTTCGATTCCGGAGCAATTCTTCTTTGTTTCATGAACCTTTGACTGTGATGGCATCAGAATCTTGTACCATTTAAACTTCAAAGCAGAGGAGATACCCAAAAGTACGTCTGAAAGGGTGAAGGTTGTGTTGTGGTTTTAATGAAAACTAGTGTGGTTAGAGATTCAATCAAAACCACTAAAGTACATATTGGTTTTTATCAATTATACtttttatcaataaaaaattcaaactcgAGACCCCTTCTAACACTTGAAgagaatttttgtttttctttcccaAAAGCAAATAAACCATATGAGAAATTATTCTCGCAATTGGTATCGATACAACCAAATATGAAGGCGTTTCCAGACCTTGTTTGTTTTAGCGGCGTTTCATCTGATTGTTCTGGTGACGTTTCATTCCATAATGAGAAAGatgtttaaaattcaaaaagagTTTTGATTTAGTGCAATAAGACCTTGATtaacaaaaattttaattttagatttaatataattttgtaattgtgccatcaaataatattttgtaaattaaaatctatttcaatttttaaatttgaaagtaTATTACATAATTCTAATAACAATAGAGTAATGTATTTTAGACCCAAATTAATTGTACATCTCCAAAAGGCAAATAATACTAAATAGTCAGTCCACTTGGTTTTTACAGTAAAAAAATCAGTAGTACCCAAATTTACGATTAGGGCTTTTGCGGAGCCTCTTTCTGAATTTCTGATCGCCCACTGCGTTTCACAGTCGTCGTCCTCCGCGGTTCTCGGCTTTGCAGAAGAGAGGGCGGATTCGCAATCGGACCAGTCGGGTTTGGGGCTTGCGGGAATTAAGGTTTCAACCTTCACACACTCTTTCGGTAAGCAGATTTGATTTCTGACGGTTGAGCTAAATAAATTAGGAATTTTGAACTTGGTAATCTCTCATGGTTTGGAATTTcgttttttatgcaaatttggGTTCGCAGTTTTTATACTTTGTGAATTGACGTTGAAGTATTGAGTTTTGATGCGTTTTGTCGAACTGATTTGCAGAAGCTGATGCAAAATGAGTTCGTTCTCGATTACCCGGAAGAAGACTCCGTTCCAGAAGCACAGGGAGGAGGAAGAGGCAAAGAAAAAGGTGCAGCTGCCGCCATTGATTATTAACCTCATTGAGCTTGTTGGCTCGGCTTTTGTGGAAAAGAGGTTTACTGACAAATTATTGGTTTGTTCTTTTCGATTTTCGTTTCAGAGAGCGGAGGATGAAACAGCTCGGTTATATGCGGAGTTTGTGGAGTCATTTCAAGGGGATAACGCACCTGGGTCGAAGGCCTTTGTTAGAGGAGGAACAATCAATCCCAATGAGAAGGTGAAGCCGGATTCCAAAGGTTAGTATAGCTGGAGAACTATGTACTGCTTTCTGTTCAAGTTCTGATAGTTTCAGTTCTTAGTGCTTTGTTTTCATATTATGCCATTTCACAATATGGATAAGTAAAATAGCTTTCCATTATTATCAGAACACATTAATAAAAGTATGGACCTTTTTATTCATTCGCGGATCGCAGGTGAAAAGTCCAAAGATGGGGTATCTGTTCCAAAGAAGGGGAGTAGGTAAAGAAATGCTTTTGATTAGCCATGCTGCAATGCTCTTCGATAAGGCGTCATAACTAGGAGAATTTTTATGGTGATTATTTGATATCCTTGGATGGATTTTGTGTTGTGAAGTTGTAAGTGTTCTAAATAGAAAAGTGGAAAATGACGATTATTCAACAATCGATTTCAAATAAATCGACCCTAATGTTTACTCATTTTCTCTTTTAACTCCATTTCTTTTGGTAAAATGTATTGTGAGCTTGCTATTCATTCCTAGTTTATTGAATGCGTTGGAAATTTTGGGTTTCTTGAATGTTTTAAGTAAGTGTATACTTCTACATGTGCATTTTCTTATGCATATTGTACTGAACTAGGGGGTAGTGTCATATAATCGAGGTTCTGTATGCTAGGTTGATATGAAACATTGTCAGTTCTGTAACGTGTTCTGTGTGTAAATGTTTTATGAACCTTTTTGTGACGTAGTCAGTAGTCATATAGCTTATTCTGACTCATGAGTTACAGTGTAATATTGTCCAAATCAATAGCAATACCAAAAGTTAGGTTTCAAAACCGTTTATACTTCCTTCTAAGTGAGAAAATCTAGTGGTCACCTGGAGTTACTACATTATCTTGTAGAAACAACTAAGTTTTGGACCGGTTTGGATGAGCTTTTGAATACTTTTCTTTTCTGTAGAAGCAGTGGGAAACAGTAGCCTGTTGATGTTGTCAATGGCTTATATTTATAATTTCTGAACTAAAGCTGATGTAGATTCAtcgggttttttgtttttgtttatgttttaggCTTGCTTTCTAAAGAAACGTCTCAAAACTCATTTGGCAACATGTTTCTGCACTGTATTTTACTTGTCATGTTTACATAAAAGTTTGAGAATGGAGGAATCAAACAGGCCCTCTAAAGTAGCGGTTGAAAGGGCTTGGTTAGGAGTAAGCTATGGTTGAGTAGTTGATATGCTTCTTTCTATGTATTTTAATAATCACTTTCCAGGAAAAGAGCTTCGATAACAAGCACGTTTGCCATTATGTTACCTTCTACAGGTATGTTCCGTCTTTCTTACCACCACCTTTGGCATCCAAAGGGAAAGAACCTGAGAAGGTCAGTAGGTAATAGGTTTTATTTATAGTATCAGAGTGAATTGTGTATTGACTCTAAATATTGCTCATACACATTGTAGAGGGAGGAGGAGAGGCCGAGggagaaagaaaagggaaagtcTCGAAACATCGATCATTTTATGGAAGAGTTGAAGCGTGAGCAGGAGATGAGGGAGAGGCGAAATCAAGAGCGTGAaaattcccatgatgggcggcAGATGGAGAATTCTACAGTACGTATTTCCCTAATTAATTCTGGTTTTGAATTTTCTAGGAATGGTGATTTGGATGATAAATCTTCACTTTAGCATGGGTTGTTTTgagttgggtaattgactttcCAGTTCTCAATGCATTTTTTTGTTGTTCTAGCATTTGAGCCTTGTTATAAGAataggttttttatttaatgaaTACATGCAAATACATTTTGGCATTGTTGAAGtacatgtttttttgtttttttttgtttagtgttATTATTTAGTGGTTCCTATTAaaatttctgttttgtgtttCATTATGTCTTTACTTTATCACTGTGTCATACAGATCTTTTATCTTGCACATCATATGTTTTCTAGTTCCTTTTGAAAAACATATGTTCATTAGGCCATACCTTTTCAGCCATCCAGTCGCTTTGATGAACTTCCTGATGAATTTGATCCAAGTGGAAAGCTTCTTGGATCATTTGATGATGGTGATCCACAAACTACTAATCTATACGTTGGAAATCTGTCGCCAAAGGTTtggtcttcttcttctccatttttttgGAGGGTTTGTTTTGACTTTGTACTCTTTTGCATATGATACAAAGAACTTGACAATCTGAGTATATGTTTCTTGTATGGCTAGGTtgatgaaaattttcttttgcgAACTTTTGGAAGATTTGGGCCTATTGCTAGTGTGAAAATAATGTGGCCTAGGACAGAAGAGGAGCGAAGGCGCCAAAGAAATTGTGGCTTTGTAGCTTTCATGAACAGAGCTGATGGGCAGGCGGCAAAGGATGAAA
Above is a window of Malus sylvestris chromosome 15, drMalSylv7.2, whole genome shotgun sequence DNA encoding:
- the LOC126604013 gene encoding enhancer of rudimentary homolog, with the protein product MANKHTIILMQTSHNKASRTFMDYDSISQAMDGICGLYERKLRELNPAIRDISYDIGDLYNFIDGLADMSALVYDHSIQAYLPYDRQWIKQRTLRHLQKLAH